The Citrifermentans bemidjiense Bem genome window below encodes:
- a CDS encoding phasin family protein, whose protein sequence is MFELFEKVMLTALGAAAITQKKGEELVQEMKSRYKISEEEGRAFLDRIQEMVKTGQQRSAEMAETEVKKALDRMGMVSREEYDRLERRVRALEALQVQNLSVEAEEECIES, encoded by the coding sequence ATGTTTGAACTTTTCGAGAAGGTAATGCTCACGGCGCTCGGCGCGGCGGCGATCACCCAGAAAAAAGGGGAGGAGTTGGTCCAGGAGATGAAGTCCCGCTACAAGATCAGCGAGGAGGAAGGAAGGGCGTTCCTGGACCGGATCCAGGAGATGGTCAAGACGGGGCAGCAGCGCTCCGCGGAGATGGCGGAGACCGAGGTGAAGAAAGCGCTCGACCGTATGGGAATGGTGTCCCGCGAGGAGTACGACCGCCTGGAGCGGCGCGTGCGGGCGCTTGAGGCGCTCCAGGTGCAAAACCTGAGCGTCGAGGCGGAGGAAGAGTGTATAGAATCCTGA
- a CDS encoding hybrid sensor histidine kinase/response regulator — protein MGSESKKRAAREIGKIVGIYALFGSAWIYLSGYALVWLVTDPHLANQIEVYKGLLFILVTSALLYQLITRFAKRLAESVEKLEESEARFQAIYHNVNDALLIHEPGGRVTDVNRTMCSMFGYSREEALQLGVGQLSQGEPPYSEQEARHLLTLAAQGVPQTAQWRSKKKNGTLFWSEVSLRRATINDEERIIVMVRDIAARKEVEEALRQNEEILKLLMEEMPAGVGWSDEGRVIQYLNGLLSEWLGLACSGKPTLEDLLQRALPDPEYRARVQRLWDAGIGETLKNGTPIPPIEAKLTCSDGSIKHVILNTRLIHHRILFIFTDITKWEALQTEILKAQKLESLGILAGGIAHDFNNILTGILGNISFAGLLTASDHPARRPLEHAEKASQRAAELAHQLLTFSRGGEPLKKVVSAAQLVRESLALSLHGSKVQTEVEIPESLHAIEADEGQMSQSFNNVIINACQAMPDGGVLKVKAGNVSLDAQNELGLAAGEYIWISFIDEGCGIPFEEQKMIFDPYFTTKADGTGLGLASVHSIVSRHAGKVEVISAPGKGTTLTFYLPSTGGVMPEQEKKSAVPCPAEGGEGPVLVMDDEEAIRTLAEDLLTHLGHATVTCGTGEEAVRLYREASEAGHPFFAAIMDLTVPAGMGGREAAREILAFDPQARLIVSSGYSNDPVMSRYADYGFCCAVVKPYRWADLQQALQKKS, from the coding sequence ATGGGAAGCGAATCCAAAAAGAGAGCGGCACGGGAGATAGGGAAGATAGTCGGGATCTACGCGCTTTTCGGAAGCGCCTGGATCTACCTCTCCGGGTATGCCCTCGTCTGGCTGGTAACGGACCCGCACCTGGCGAACCAGATAGAGGTGTACAAGGGGCTCCTCTTCATCCTAGTCACCTCCGCGCTTTTGTACCAGTTGATCACCCGCTTCGCCAAAAGGCTCGCGGAATCGGTAGAAAAGCTGGAGGAGAGCGAGGCGCGCTTCCAGGCCATCTACCACAACGTGAACGACGCCCTGCTGATTCACGAGCCGGGCGGACGGGTAACCGACGTGAACCGCACCATGTGCAGCATGTTCGGCTACAGCAGGGAAGAAGCGCTGCAACTTGGCGTCGGGCAGTTAAGCCAGGGGGAGCCACCCTACTCCGAGCAAGAGGCGCGACACCTGCTCACGCTTGCGGCGCAAGGGGTCCCGCAGACGGCCCAGTGGCGCAGCAAAAAGAAGAACGGGACCTTGTTCTGGTCCGAGGTCAGCCTGCGCCGGGCCACCATCAACGACGAAGAGCGGATCATCGTCATGGTGCGGGACATCGCTGCCCGAAAGGAAGTCGAGGAGGCGCTTAGGCAAAACGAGGAAATTCTCAAGCTATTGATGGAGGAGATGCCGGCGGGGGTGGGATGGTCGGACGAAGGGAGGGTAATCCAGTACCTGAACGGCCTGCTCAGCGAATGGCTGGGCCTTGCCTGTTCCGGGAAGCCAACCCTGGAAGACCTGCTGCAACGCGCCCTGCCCGACCCTGAGTATCGCGCCCGGGTCCAGCGGCTGTGGGACGCCGGCATCGGCGAAACCCTGAAAAACGGCACCCCCATCCCCCCCATCGAAGCGAAGCTGACCTGCAGCGACGGCTCCATCAAGCACGTCATACTCAACACCCGCCTGATCCACCACCGCATACTCTTCATCTTCACCGACATCACCAAATGGGAAGCGCTGCAAACCGAGATCCTCAAGGCGCAGAAGCTGGAATCGCTGGGGATCCTGGCCGGCGGCATAGCCCACGATTTCAACAACATCCTCACCGGCATCCTGGGCAACATCTCCTTTGCCGGTCTGTTGACGGCAAGCGATCACCCGGCGCGCAGGCCCCTGGAGCACGCGGAAAAGGCGTCCCAGCGCGCGGCGGAACTGGCGCACCAGCTCCTTACCTTCTCCCGGGGAGGGGAGCCGCTGAAGAAGGTGGTTTCCGCGGCGCAACTGGTACGGGAATCGCTCGCCCTGTCGCTGCACGGGTCCAAGGTGCAGACCGAGGTGGAGATCCCCGAGTCCCTGCACGCGATAGAGGCGGACGAAGGGCAGATGAGCCAGTCCTTCAACAACGTGATCATCAACGCCTGCCAGGCCATGCCGGATGGGGGGGTATTGAAGGTGAAGGCGGGAAACGTCTCGCTAGATGCGCAAAACGAGTTGGGGCTGGCAGCGGGGGAGTACATTTGGATCTCGTTCATCGATGAGGGGTGCGGCATACCGTTCGAGGAACAGAAGATGATCTTCGACCCCTATTTCACCACCAAGGCAGACGGCACCGGGCTGGGGCTGGCCTCCGTGCACTCCATTGTTTCCAGGCATGCGGGGAAGGTGGAGGTGATCAGCGCGCCCGGGAAGGGCACCACCCTCACCTTCTACCTCCCCTCGACGGGAGGAGTCATGCCCGAACAGGAGAAGAAGTCTGCAGTGCCCTGTCCCGCGGAGGGCGGCGAGGGTCCCGTGCTGGTCATGGATGACGAGGAGGCGATCAGGACGCTGGCCGAAGATCTGCTGACCCATCTGGGGCACGCTACGGTCACCTGCGGCACAGGGGAAGAGGCGGTCCGGCTCTACAGGGAGGCAAGCGAGGCAGGGCACCCGTTTTTCGCCGCCATCATGGATCTGACCGTACCGGCTGGCATGGGGGGGCGGGAAGCCGCCCGGGAGATCCTGGCCTTCGATCCCCAGGCCCGGCTCATCGTCTCCAGCGGCTATTCCAACGACCCGGTCATGTCGCGGTACGCCGATTACGGGTTCTGTTGCGCCGTGGTGAAGCCGTACCGTTGGGCGGACCTGCAACAGGCACTGCAAAAAAAGAGCTAG
- a CDS encoding ABC1 kinase family protein, with protein MYRILNINRNVRSIRRYRQIITVMGGYGLGQLLEYLNLGHVVALSRRMLRRPNKAANLSAPERLRLALEELGPTFIKLGQLLSTRADIIPPAFVQELARLQDEIPCIDFEEIKVQIEHELGVPLESRFLHVDQVAIAGASIAQVHRATLITGEDVVVKVRRPGVIEAVETDIDILMGVALLLERHMARSDIYDPVGVVREFSYTIRREMDLSREGHAIERIRDNFKGGPDLYFPQVYWEATAKGVLTTEYVDGIKVSDICAIEKAGLDRREIARRGATAFLKMVLEHGFFHGDPHPGNVMILPNNVICLLDYGMVGRLDPAVKRYLTDVLGAVIHRDVEGLAYIVAEAGDAGENVNMHALKKGLAEFIDSYFEIPLKEIVVGRMLLEFIDLISTHRIKVHPDLTMLVKVLVVVEGMGRKLDPDFDMVGHLRPFLEREYREQRSPGRLLREMEQGLEGYLTLARNLPRELKEILNKINRNKFRIDLEHRGLDRFSRELDRSANRVCLSLIIAALLIGSSIAMQTNHGPMLWGLPVFAFFGYSCAGVVGIWWMIAILRSGRL; from the coding sequence GTGTATAGAATCCTGAACATCAACCGTAACGTCCGGAGCATCCGGCGTTACCGGCAAATCATCACCGTGATGGGCGGGTATGGCCTCGGTCAGTTGCTGGAGTACCTGAACCTGGGGCACGTCGTGGCCCTGTCGCGCCGTATGCTGCGCCGCCCCAACAAGGCGGCTAACCTCTCGGCACCCGAGCGCCTGCGCCTAGCCCTGGAAGAACTCGGGCCGACCTTCATCAAACTGGGGCAGCTCCTCTCCACCCGCGCCGACATCATACCCCCCGCATTCGTGCAGGAACTGGCGCGCCTGCAGGACGAGATACCCTGCATCGACTTCGAGGAGATAAAGGTACAGATCGAGCACGAACTGGGGGTCCCGCTGGAAAGCCGGTTTCTCCACGTGGATCAGGTGGCGATCGCCGGGGCGTCGATTGCGCAGGTGCACCGGGCCACGCTGATCACCGGCGAGGACGTGGTGGTGAAGGTGCGCCGTCCGGGCGTGATTGAGGCGGTCGAGACCGACATCGACATCCTGATGGGAGTGGCGCTGCTTTTGGAGCGCCACATGGCCAGAAGCGACATCTACGACCCGGTTGGGGTGGTGCGGGAATTCTCCTACACCATCCGGCGGGAGATGGACCTCTCCCGCGAGGGGCACGCCATCGAGCGCATCCGCGACAACTTCAAGGGGGGGCCCGACCTTTATTTCCCGCAGGTCTACTGGGAGGCGACCGCCAAGGGTGTGCTCACCACCGAGTACGTGGACGGCATCAAGGTGAGCGACATCTGCGCCATCGAGAAGGCGGGGCTGGACCGGCGCGAGATTGCGCGGCGCGGCGCGACGGCGTTTCTGAAGATGGTATTGGAGCACGGTTTCTTCCATGGCGACCCACACCCGGGCAATGTGATGATCCTCCCCAACAACGTGATCTGCCTGCTCGACTACGGCATGGTGGGAAGACTCGACCCCGCGGTGAAGCGCTACCTGACCGACGTCCTCGGCGCGGTGATACACCGGGACGTCGAAGGGCTCGCCTATATCGTGGCGGAGGCCGGCGACGCGGGCGAGAACGTCAACATGCACGCGCTCAAAAAGGGGCTCGCCGAGTTCATCGACAGCTACTTCGAGATCCCGCTCAAGGAGATCGTGGTGGGGCGCATGCTCCTGGAGTTCATCGACCTGATCTCCACGCATCGCATCAAGGTGCACCCGGACCTCACCATGCTGGTCAAGGTGCTGGTAGTGGTGGAGGGGATGGGGAGAAAGCTCGATCCCGATTTCGACATGGTCGGGCACCTGCGGCCGTTCCTGGAGAGGGAGTACAGGGAGCAGCGCTCCCCTGGGCGACTGCTGCGCGAGATGGAACAGGGGCTGGAGGGATACCTGACCCTGGCGCGCAACCTGCCGCGGGAGCTGAAGGAGATCCTGAACAAGATCAACCGGAACAAGTTCCGCATCGACCTGGAACACCGGGGGCTGGACCGCTTCAGCCGTGAGCTCGACCGCTCCGCGAACCGGGTCTGCCTGAGCCTCATCATAGCGGCGCTCCTGATCGGCTCCTCCATCGCCATGCAGACCAACCACGGCCCGATGCTCTGGGGGCTCCCCGTATTCGCCTTTTTCGGCTACAGCTGCGCCGGAGTAGTCGGCATCTGGTGGATGATCGCCATCCTCCGCTCCGGCAGACTGTAG
- the lpxC gene encoding UDP-3-O-acyl-N-acetylglucosamine deacetylase, translating to MIFQQTLGNKATFSGIGLHTGKTITLTLRPAEAGTGIVFHRVDLAPAVSIEAHASNVVNTRLSTTIGRGDASVSTIEHLMAALYGCGIDNAHVDIDGPEVPIMDGSAAPFVAAITKAGVKVSGKARKYLVVKKPVTVVDGDKKATIIPSRHYKISFDMQFAHPAVKSQFRSLEFSQESFIGDFAAARTFGFLAEVEMMKSHGLALGGSLENAVVIGDNGVINPEGLRFQDEFVRHKILDSVGDLSLTGHRLIGHVKATKSGHDLNHKLVTELLKRPDCYTLIEFTPQAFNAPFNIGIPELSWLEA from the coding sequence ATGATATTCCAGCAGACCTTGGGCAACAAAGCAACATTCAGCGGCATCGGACTGCACACGGGTAAGACCATTACCCTGACGCTGCGCCCGGCCGAGGCCGGAACCGGCATCGTCTTCCACAGGGTTGACCTCGCCCCCGCCGTCTCGATCGAGGCGCACGCCTCCAACGTCGTCAACACCAGGCTCTCCACCACCATCGGCCGCGGCGACGCGAGCGTTTCGACCATAGAACACCTGATGGCAGCCCTCTACGGCTGCGGCATCGACAACGCCCACGTCGACATTGACGGCCCGGAAGTCCCGATCATGGACGGCTCCGCCGCCCCCTTTGTGGCCGCGATCACCAAGGCCGGGGTTAAGGTTTCCGGCAAGGCGCGCAAGTACCTCGTGGTTAAGAAACCGGTGACCGTCGTGGACGGGGACAAGAAAGCGACCATCATACCCTCGCGCCACTACAAGATCTCCTTCGACATGCAGTTCGCCCACCCGGCGGTAAAGAGCCAGTTCCGCTCCCTGGAATTCAGCCAGGAAAGCTTCATCGGCGACTTCGCGGCGGCCAGAACCTTCGGCTTTCTGGCCGAGGTGGAGATGATGAAGTCCCACGGCCTGGCGCTGGGGGGGTCCTTGGAGAACGCCGTGGTAATCGGCGATAACGGCGTCATCAACCCGGAAGGGCTCAGGTTCCAGGACGAGTTCGTGCGCCACAAGATCCTCGACTCCGTAGGCGACCTCTCCCTCACCGGCCACCGCCTCATCGGCCACGTGAAGGCGACCAAGTCGGGGCACGACCTGAACCACAAGCTGGTCACCGAGCTTTTGAAGCGCCCGGACTGCTACACGCTGATCGAGTTCACCCCCCAGGCCTTCAACGCTCCGTTCAACATCGGCATACCGGAACTCTCCTGGCTGGAGGCTTAG
- the glgC gene encoding glucose-1-phosphate adenylyltransferase, with product MYAMSNVGNTIAMVLAGGKGERLSPLTTRRAKPSVMFGGKYKIIDFVLSNLFNSGIKKVYILTQYRAYSLTKHIRESWGKWTGLGEFFVSISPETSSESEEWFKGTADAVLQYLRFVESSDADYVAIFGGDHIYKMDVSQMIDYHRRNRADLTVAALEVPVEEASRFGVFSVDEDYHITAFAEKPAHPECIPGRSTCFASMGNYIFSTKKLIEVLQEGKKRYEDLDFGKHVIPMMLEHRDKVFAYNFNDNIIPGMKAEEKGYWKDVGTLDSYYEANMDLINVSPQLNLYNYKWPILTNQGNLPPAKTVFDEEGRRGMNIDSYVCAGCITSGATVRRTILGPRCKVNSFSLVEDSILFENVTVGRNVTIKKAIIDKNIVIPDGTQIGLDHDQDRLKGYRVTESGIVVVSNPDAR from the coding sequence ATGTATGCCATGAGTAATGTCGGAAACACGATTGCAATGGTGCTGGCAGGCGGCAAAGGGGAAAGGCTCAGCCCGCTGACGACACGCAGGGCAAAACCGAGCGTCATGTTCGGCGGCAAGTACAAGATCATCGACTTCGTGCTGAGCAACCTTTTCAACTCAGGGATCAAGAAGGTCTACATCCTGACCCAGTACCGCGCCTACTCGCTCACCAAGCACATCCGGGAGTCCTGGGGCAAGTGGACCGGGCTTGGGGAGTTCTTCGTCTCCATCTCGCCCGAGACCAGCTCCGAGAGCGAAGAGTGGTTCAAGGGGACGGCCGATGCGGTCCTGCAGTACCTGAGGTTCGTCGAATCCTCCGACGCGGACTACGTCGCCATCTTCGGCGGCGACCACATCTACAAGATGGATGTGAGCCAGATGATCGACTACCACCGCAGAAACCGCGCCGACCTTACCGTCGCCGCGCTGGAGGTCCCGGTCGAGGAAGCCAGCCGCTTCGGCGTCTTCTCGGTCGACGAGGATTACCACATCACCGCCTTCGCCGAGAAGCCGGCACATCCTGAGTGCATCCCGGGGCGGAGCACCTGCTTCGCCTCCATGGGGAACTACATCTTCTCCACCAAGAAGCTGATCGAGGTGCTGCAGGAGGGGAAGAAGCGTTACGAGGATCTGGATTTCGGCAAGCACGTCATCCCGATGATGCTGGAACACCGGGACAAGGTGTTCGCCTACAACTTCAACGACAACATCATCCCCGGGATGAAGGCGGAGGAAAAGGGGTACTGGAAGGACGTAGGAACCCTCGACTCATACTACGAGGCCAACATGGACCTCATCAACGTCTCGCCGCAGCTGAACCTGTACAACTACAAGTGGCCCATCCTCACCAACCAGGGGAACCTCCCCCCCGCGAAGACCGTCTTTGACGAAGAGGGAAGGCGCGGCATGAACATAGACTCCTACGTCTGCGCCGGGTGCATAACCAGCGGGGCCACGGTGAGAAGGACCATCCTCGGCCCGCGCTGCAAGGTGAACAGCTTCAGCCTGGTGGAGGACTCCATCCTGTTCGAAAACGTGACCGTGGGGCGCAACGTCACTATCAAGAAAGCGATCATCGACAAGAACATAGTCATCCCCGACGGCACGCAAATCGGCCTCGACCATGACCAGGACCGGCTAAAAGGGTACCGGGTGACCGAATCGGGGATCGTCGTGGTGTCGAACCCCGACGCGAGGTAA
- a CDS encoding sensor histidine kinase, giving the protein MPISAEKGGTPPQYQGPELSAGEVRKRKREAIIVCLSLLTICLLTYLEIHLSRLSEQVPMGSNIAIFGMVNLIILLIILLVYLVFRNIAKLVLERRKNTPGAKLRTKLVLAFVTLSLVPTMLLFFVSAGFIKNSISNWFNKQVETSLNESMEVAQVYYQTSAANALYYGEQISTAIKERKLLNEENLPKLKALVRQKQTEYNLGVVEVFSAQREELFRAGNAKLPLGEFTNPSSEDIQRVLSGARLTRVNAIGKADLIRGIVPIHSNFNENDVVGVVVVNYYVPYSLVSKMREISSSYQEFRQLKILKNPIRTGYILTLFLITMVILFLAVWFGMYLARSLTIPIQELAEATRQVAEGNLDVHLGQSGGDEIGMLISSFNRMTEDLRANQLALQHTNEELQKSNLELEQRRRYMEAVLANVTAGIISVDKNGLLTTVNKSAEKLLLIDTDRVTGQNFREVLRPEHLDIVKGLLRDMVLAKHDSIVRQVVIPMRDAELTLLTNLTVLKDENDAFMGMVVVLDDMTSLIKAQRMAAWREVARRIAHEIKNPLTPIQLSAQRLRKRYLTRFEGEEEVFDQCTAMIIKSVDELKGLVNEFSNFARMPAAVLKPNDLNGILKEALTLYDEAHRHIRFVLNADEAIPPILLDRDQIKRVVINLLDNAVAAIEGEGEGVVELSTSYDSQLKMVTFTVSDTGHGISAEDRPRLFEPYFSRKKSGTGLGLAIVNTIITDHHGFIRAKENYPKGSRFVIELPADAA; this is encoded by the coding sequence ATGCCGATTTCAGCCGAAAAAGGGGGAACGCCCCCGCAATACCAGGGGCCGGAACTTTCCGCCGGTGAAGTAAGGAAAAGAAAGCGCGAGGCCATAATCGTCTGCCTCTCGCTGTTAACCATCTGCCTCCTCACCTACCTGGAGATCCACCTCTCCCGCCTAAGCGAGCAGGTGCCGATGGGCAGCAACATCGCCATCTTCGGCATGGTAAACCTGATCATCCTCCTCATCATCCTGCTGGTCTACCTGGTCTTCAGAAACATAGCCAAACTGGTCCTGGAGCGGCGCAAGAACACGCCGGGGGCGAAGCTGCGCACGAAGCTGGTGCTTGCCTTCGTCACCCTCTCGCTGGTCCCGACCATGCTGCTGTTCTTCGTCTCCGCCGGCTTCATCAAGAACAGCATCTCGAACTGGTTCAACAAGCAGGTGGAGACCTCGCTCAACGAGTCGATGGAGGTGGCCCAGGTCTATTACCAGACCTCCGCGGCCAACGCCCTCTACTACGGCGAGCAGATCAGCACCGCCATCAAGGAACGTAAGCTTCTGAACGAGGAGAACCTCCCCAAGCTGAAGGCCCTGGTGCGCCAGAAACAGACCGAATATAACCTGGGGGTGGTCGAGGTCTTCTCGGCGCAGCGCGAGGAGCTGTTCCGGGCGGGCAATGCCAAGCTGCCGCTGGGTGAATTCACCAACCCCTCGTCAGAGGATATCCAACGCGTCCTCTCCGGGGCCAGGCTTACCCGCGTCAACGCCATCGGCAAGGCCGACCTGATCCGCGGCATAGTCCCCATCCACAGCAACTTCAACGAGAACGACGTGGTCGGGGTGGTGGTGGTCAACTACTACGTTCCCTACTCGCTGGTGTCCAAGATGCGGGAGATCTCCTCCTCCTACCAGGAGTTCCGCCAGCTGAAGATCCTGAAAAACCCGATCAGGACCGGATACATACTCACCCTGTTCCTGATCACCATGGTGATCCTATTCCTGGCCGTGTGGTTCGGGATGTACCTCGCCCGAAGCCTCACCATCCCGATTCAGGAACTGGCGGAGGCGACCCGGCAGGTGGCCGAGGGGAACCTGGACGTACACCTGGGCCAAAGCGGGGGGGACGAGATAGGGATGCTGATCTCCTCCTTCAACCGGATGACCGAGGACCTCCGGGCGAACCAGCTCGCGCTGCAGCACACCAACGAGGAACTGCAAAAGAGCAACCTCGAGTTGGAGCAGCGCCGCCGCTACATGGAGGCGGTGCTCGCCAACGTCACCGCCGGCATCATCTCGGTGGACAAGAACGGCCTGCTCACCACGGTGAACAAATCGGCCGAAAAGCTGCTCCTCATCGACACGGACAGGGTCACCGGGCAGAACTTCCGCGAGGTGCTGCGCCCGGAGCACCTGGACATCGTCAAGGGGCTCCTGCGGGACATGGTGCTTGCCAAGCACGACTCCATCGTGCGGCAGGTGGTGATCCCGATGCGCGACGCGGAGCTCACCCTGCTCACCAACCTCACCGTCCTGAAGGACGAAAATGACGCCTTCATGGGAATGGTGGTGGTGCTGGACGACATGACCTCGCTGATCAAGGCGCAGCGCATGGCCGCCTGGCGCGAAGTGGCCCGAAGGATCGCCCACGAGATCAAGAACCCGCTCACCCCGATCCAGCTCTCCGCCCAGCGGCTGAGGAAGCGCTACCTCACCCGGTTCGAGGGGGAGGAGGAGGTGTTCGACCAGTGCACCGCCATGATCATCAAGTCCGTGGACGAGCTGAAGGGGCTGGTGAACGAGTTCTCCAACTTCGCCCGGATGCCGGCCGCGGTGCTGAAGCCAAACGACCTGAACGGGATACTCAAGGAGGCGCTCACCCTCTACGACGAGGCGCACCGGCACATACGCTTCGTGCTGAACGCCGACGAGGCAATCCCCCCTATCCTTTTGGACCGCGACCAGATCAAGCGGGTAGTGATCAACCTCTTGGACAACGCCGTCGCCGCCATAGAGGGGGAGGGGGAGGGAGTGGTCGAGCTCAGCACCAGCTACGACAGCCAGTTGAAGATGGTCACTTTCACCGTTTCCGACACCGGTCACGGCATATCCGCCGAAGACCGCCCGCGGCTCTTCGAGCCGTACTTCTCCCGCAAGAAGAGCGGCACGGGGCTCGGGCTTGCCATCGTCAACACCATCATCACCGACCACCACGGCTTCATCAGAGCCAAGGAAAACTACCCCAAGGGGAGCAGGTTCGTCATCGAGCTCCCCGCTGACGCGGCATAA
- a CDS encoding GspE/PulE family protein yields the protein MHRKKMFTIKNVGQILLQRQMISEEQFQVLLAQGEAQAQRLAGAQQAGYSRRVLHAPEKASPAEVIASFNLEIPGAGGRLLTEDAITEVLAQAVGLPYLKINPMKLNLDLVTAHISRPFALKHLIVPVGYEEGVVVLAVADPFNEEVVEELRSIKRMEFRRVLASRNDILKILREFFGFRASVQAAESEVTAGVDLGNLEQFVRMKTGHEIEGTDRNIISAVDFLLQYAFDQRASDIHIEPKREKSLVRLRVDGVLHNVHVVPKQLHPPIVSRIKMLSRMDLAEKRRPQDGRIKTNHQEKEVELRVSTLPVAFGEKVVIRIFDPDVLMQELDQIGFYPREYQLYSSFLRRPNGIILVTGPTGSGKTTTLYSSLRTLSSPEVNIVTVEDPIEMVMEEFNQVGVQSGIGVTFDKVLRNVLRQDPDIIMIGEIRDKETAENAVQAALTGHLVLSTLHTNDAPSSVTRLIDLGVPPFLISSTVVGIIAQRLLRKICPACKKERRLAPDELEYLGLKRAGTVWFGEGCAECRGTGYKGRTGIFEVLDVNEAVKGVISERLDLAELQAVARRDGLVTLREQAIRKMLEGISTYEEVIAVTG from the coding sequence ATGCACAGGAAGAAGATGTTCACCATTAAGAATGTGGGACAGATACTCCTGCAGCGCCAGATGATCAGCGAGGAGCAGTTCCAGGTGCTGCTCGCCCAAGGTGAGGCGCAGGCCCAGCGGCTGGCCGGCGCGCAGCAGGCCGGCTATTCTCGCCGGGTGCTGCATGCGCCGGAAAAGGCCTCTCCTGCCGAGGTGATCGCCTCCTTCAACCTGGAGATTCCGGGAGCGGGGGGGAGGCTTCTGACCGAGGACGCCATCACGGAGGTGCTGGCACAGGCTGTCGGGCTTCCTTATCTCAAGATCAACCCGATGAAGCTCAATCTCGATCTGGTCACGGCGCACATCTCCCGCCCCTTCGCCTTGAAGCACCTCATCGTCCCGGTGGGATACGAGGAGGGGGTGGTGGTGCTGGCGGTAGCCGACCCCTTCAACGAGGAGGTCGTCGAGGAGCTCAGATCCATCAAGCGGATGGAGTTCCGCCGCGTCTTAGCCTCCAGAAACGACATCCTCAAGATACTCAGGGAGTTCTTCGGCTTCCGCGCCTCGGTGCAGGCCGCCGAGAGCGAGGTAACGGCGGGGGTGGACCTCGGCAACCTCGAGCAGTTCGTGCGCATGAAGACCGGGCACGAGATCGAGGGAACGGACCGCAACATCATCTCCGCCGTGGATTTCCTCTTGCAGTACGCCTTCGACCAGCGCGCCAGCGACATCCACATCGAGCCCAAGAGGGAGAAATCCCTGGTGCGGCTCAGGGTGGACGGCGTGCTGCACAACGTCCACGTGGTACCCAAGCAGCTGCACCCCCCCATCGTCTCCCGCATCAAGATGCTCTCCCGCATGGACCTCGCCGAAAAGAGGCGTCCCCAGGACGGCCGGATCAAGACCAACCACCAGGAAAAGGAGGTTGAGCTGCGCGTCTCCACGCTCCCTGTCGCCTTCGGCGAGAAGGTGGTGATCAGGATCTTCGATCCCGACGTGCTGATGCAGGAGCTCGACCAGATAGGCTTCTATCCGCGGGAGTACCAGCTCTACAGCTCGTTTTTGCGCAGGCCCAACGGCATCATCCTCGTCACCGGACCTACCGGCAGCGGCAAGACCACGACGCTCTACTCGTCCCTGCGCACCCTCTCCTCGCCCGAGGTCAACATCGTCACCGTGGAGGACCCCATCGAGATGGTGATGGAGGAGTTCAACCAGGTGGGGGTCCAGTCCGGGATCGGGGTGACCTTCGACAAGGTGTTGAGAAACGTGCTGAGGCAGGACCCGGACATCATCATGATCGGGGAGATCCGGGACAAGGAGACGGCCGAGAACGCGGTGCAGGCGGCGCTCACCGGGCACCTGGTGCTATCCACCCTGCACACGAACGACGCTCCCTCTTCGGTGACGAGGCTCATCGACCTGGGCGTCCCCCCCTTTCTCATCTCTTCCACCGTGGTCGGGATCATCGCGCAGAGGCTGCTGCGCAAGATATGTCCGGCTTGCAAGAAGGAGCGCCGGCTTGCCCCCGACGAGCTCGAATACCTGGGGCTCAAGCGCGCCGGAACCGTCTGGTTCGGCGAGGGGTGCGCAGAGTGCCGCGGCACCGGCTACAAGGGGAGGACCGGGATCTTCGAGGTGCTGGACGTGAACGAAGCGGTGAAGGGGGTTATTTCGGAGCGGCTCGACCTGGCCGAGTTGCAGGCGGTCGCCCGCCGCGACGGCCTGGTCACGCTCAGGGAGCAGGCCATCCGCAAGATGCTGGAGGGGATCTCCACTTACGAAGAGGTGATTGCAGTCACGGGGTAG